A single window of Paenibacillus sp. FSL H8-0537 DNA harbors:
- a CDS encoding DEAD/DEAH box helicase, with the protein MSEASFKDYQLSEDITRALDSLGYKQPTIVQREVIPIALSKRDLTVKSHTGSGKTAAYGIPICEMVDWDENRPQALVLTPTRELADQVTEDITNIGRYKRIKATAIYGKQPFAPQRMQLTQKNHVVVGTPGRIMDHIEKDTIDLEKLRFLVIDEADEMLSMGFIEQLEMIIQELPKDRVTLLFSATLPKDVERLCHRYMNDPVDIEIKGEGSTKAEIEHSLFIVRDNRKLQLLQDVTVMENPDSCIIFCRTQVNVDEVHHELTQLGYPIGKIHGGMEQDDRNRVMGEFRRGEFRYLVATDVAARGIDIDRISHVINYDFPMERESYVHRAGRTGRAGNKGKAISFVTPNEDSFLANVEAYIGFKIRQAEAPPEDVVDSRRESFELKLKASPELKQDKKSQLSADILKLHFNGGKKNKLRAVDFVGTIAKIEGMTAVDIGIITIEDNKTYVEILNGKGNLVLQAMKNTTVKGKLLKVQPARKL; encoded by the coding sequence ATGAGTGAAGCAAGCTTTAAGGATTATCAATTAAGTGAAGACATTACCCGGGCGCTGGATAGCTTAGGCTACAAGCAGCCGACCATTGTACAACGCGAAGTGATTCCGATTGCGCTGAGCAAGCGCGATCTTACGGTCAAGTCGCACACCGGCAGCGGCAAGACGGCAGCCTATGGCATTCCGATCTGTGAAATGGTCGATTGGGACGAAAATCGGCCGCAGGCGCTCGTATTGACACCGACCCGAGAGCTTGCTGATCAAGTAACCGAGGATATTACGAACATAGGCCGTTACAAAAGAATTAAAGCGACGGCTATTTATGGCAAGCAGCCCTTTGCCCCGCAGCGCATGCAGCTGACGCAAAAAAATCATGTGGTCGTCGGTACGCCGGGGCGCATTATGGATCATATCGAAAAAGATACGATTGATCTGGAGAAGCTGCGCTTCCTCGTCATTGACGAGGCGGACGAAATGCTGAGCATGGGCTTCATCGAGCAGCTGGAAATGATTATTCAGGAGCTGCCCAAGGATCGGGTGACGCTTCTATTCTCCGCTACGCTGCCGAAGGATGTAGAGCGGCTGTGCCATCGCTACATGAACGATCCCGTTGATATTGAAATTAAAGGAGAGGGCAGTACGAAGGCTGAAATCGAGCATTCGCTGTTTATCGTACGGGATAATCGCAAGCTTCAATTGCTGCAGGATGTGACCGTAATGGAAAACCCGGACAGCTGCATCATTTTTTGCCGGACGCAGGTCAATGTCGATGAGGTGCATCATGAGCTGACCCAGCTCGGTTATCCGATTGGCAAAATCCACGGCGGCATGGAGCAGGATGACCGTAATCGGGTAATGGGCGAGTTCCGCAGAGGCGAGTTCCGTTATTTGGTGGCGACTGATGTAGCGGCGCGAGGCATTGATATTGATCGGATTTCCCATGTGATCAACTACGATTTTCCGATGGAGAGGGAAAGCTATGTCCACCGCGCAGGCCGAACAGGACGAGCTGGCAACAAAGGCAAGGCGATCTCGTTCGTGACGCCAAATGAGGATTCCTTTCTCGCGAATGTTGAGGCGTACATTGGGTTTAAAATCCGTCAGGCGGAGGCTCCGCCTGAAGATGTTGTGGACAGCCGCAGGGAAAGCTTTGAGCTGAAGCTGAAAGCAAGTCCCGAATTGAAGCAAGACAAGAAGTCACAGCTGAGTGCGGACATCCTCAAGCTGCATTTCAATGGCGGCAAGAAAAACAAGCTCAGAGCAGTTGATTTCGTGGGCACCATTGCGAAGATTGAGGGCATGACAGCTGTCGATATCGGCATTATTACGATTGAGGACAATAAGACGTATGTGGAGATTTTGAATGGCAAAGGCAACCTCGTGCTGCAAGCAATGAAAAATACGACGGTTAAAGGCAAGCTGCTTAAGGTGCAGCCTGCAAGGAAGCTGTAG
- a CDS encoding oligopeptide ABC transporter substrate-binding protein, producing MRKVMGTRYVFVSLMLVLALMLGACTSNGGSGAAESASPGASAEPTASASAEPAEDDGLYSIEDFNKVKINEGTALKGGSVTYGLVSDTPFEGTLNFNFYSGNPDAMVLQWFDEGLLTWDANYVYTNDGAATYEVAEDGRTFTFTIRDNVNWQDGKPVTAEDWLFAHEIIGHKDYDGPRYDSNFTNIEGMQEYHDGKAKTISGIKVLGDKQLQITYIQSTPSLLTGGVWIYPLAKHIFGEMDVAKISASKEVREKPIGFGPFKVKTIVPGESVVFEKNADYWRGEPALDEVVLKVINPTTVVQQLESGGVDLVDSFPVDQYPDNAGMSNVEFLGMIDRAYTYIGFKLGTWDKEAKAVKPNDKAKMGDVNLRKAMWQAVDNDAVGKKFYHGLRWNATTLIPPSHPEFHDSTNKGVTYDPEAAKKLLDDAGYKLNGEFRTNPDGSQLVINFISMTGGDIAEPLARYYVQSWAAIGLNVNLEMVEFNSFYDRVGSNGDDDPAVDVYQAAWSVGIDVDPAGLYGKDAIYNFPRFETEENSRLLAEGVSEKAFDVEVRKGIYKEWQQYMVDQVPVFPTLYRSELAPVNKRIMNYAIGDGTGIYLYQLAVSQDKPFVATK from the coding sequence ATGAGAAAGGTTATGGGGACAAGGTATGTGTTCGTTTCGCTGATGCTTGTGCTCGCGCTAATGCTGGGGGCATGTACATCAAATGGCGGAAGCGGGGCGGCCGAGAGCGCAAGTCCTGGGGCGAGCGCTGAGCCTACGGCTAGCGCAAGTGCAGAGCCAGCTGAAGATGATGGTCTTTATTCGATTGAGGATTTTAACAAGGTGAAAATTAATGAAGGTACGGCGCTGAAGGGCGGCTCCGTGACTTACGGCTTGGTGTCCGATACGCCATTTGAAGGTACGCTGAACTTCAATTTCTATTCGGGCAACCCGGATGCGATGGTCCTCCAATGGTTTGACGAAGGACTATTGACTTGGGATGCGAACTACGTCTATACGAACGATGGGGCAGCTACCTATGAGGTTGCTGAGGATGGTCGCACGTTTACCTTTACGATTCGCGACAATGTGAACTGGCAGGACGGCAAGCCTGTAACGGCTGAGGATTGGCTGTTCGCGCATGAGATAATCGGTCACAAGGACTATGACGGTCCGCGCTACGATTCCAATTTTACGAATATTGAAGGCATGCAGGAATACCATGACGGCAAAGCCAAAACGATTTCTGGCATTAAGGTGCTTGGAGACAAGCAGCTGCAAATTACGTATATTCAGTCTACTCCGTCTCTACTGACGGGCGGCGTTTGGATATATCCGCTGGCTAAGCATATTTTTGGCGAGATGGATGTAGCGAAAATTTCCGCTTCCAAGGAAGTGCGCGAGAAGCCGATCGGCTTCGGACCTTTTAAAGTGAAAACAATTGTACCAGGCGAGTCGGTCGTCTTCGAGAAAAATGCCGATTACTGGCGCGGCGAGCCTGCGCTGGATGAGGTTGTGCTGAAGGTCATCAACCCGACGACGGTTGTACAGCAGCTTGAGAGCGGCGGCGTTGATCTCGTCGATTCGTTCCCGGTTGACCAATATCCGGACAATGCGGGCATGTCGAACGTCGAGTTCCTTGGCATGATTGACCGCGCGTATACGTATATCGGCTTTAAGCTTGGTACATGGGATAAAGAAGCAAAGGCTGTTAAGCCGAATGACAAGGCGAAAATGGGCGATGTGAATTTGCGCAAGGCGATGTGGCAGGCGGTGGACAATGATGCTGTCGGCAAAAAGTTCTATCACGGCCTGCGCTGGAATGCAACGACGCTGATCCCGCCGTCCCACCCAGAGTTCCATGATTCTACGAACAAAGGTGTAACCTACGATCCGGAAGCGGCGAAAAAGCTGCTGGATGACGCAGGCTACAAATTGAACGGTGAATTCCGCACCAATCCAGATGGCAGCCAGCTGGTCATCAACTTTATTTCGATGACGGGCGGAGATATTGCTGAGCCACTGGCCCGTTATTATGTGCAATCATGGGCCGCAATCGGTCTCAATGTTAACCTGGAAATGGTCGAGTTCAACTCCTTCTATGACCGTGTAGGTTCTAATGGCGATGACGATCCGGCGGTTGATGTTTACCAGGCAGCGTGGTCTGTTGGCATCGATGTAGACCCTGCGGGTCTATATGGCAAAGATGCGATTTATAACTTCCCGCGTTTTGAGACGGAGGAGAATAGCAGGCTGCTTGCCGAGGGCGTGTCGGAGAAAGCCTTTGATGTAGAGGTGCGCAAAGGCATTTATAAAGAATGGCAGCAATACATGGTCGATCAGGTTCCGGTATTCCCAACGCTGTACCGCTCTGAGCTTGCTCCTGTCAACAAGCGGATTATGAACTATGCGATTGGCGACGGCACAGGCATTTACTTGTATCAGCTGGCTGTTTCGCAGGATAAACCGTTTGTGGCAACGAAATAG
- a CDS encoding ABC transporter permease, which yields MSKLATAEADRSPSGWKIIWREIVRDKVAFASFLFLGLIIIFVYGISLVLDQKQIVTVDLFSLYKPPSAEFWLGTDYGGRDVFGQLIIGTRNSLSIGIIVTLMTGIIGILIGMLSGYFGGSVDNVFMRFVDFFMILPTLMIVIAFVTAVPKYSIISFSLIMTAFLWMGIARLIRSKALQERELDYIQASRTLGSSHLKIMFTQLLPNLSSIIIVTMTLNLAANIGLESGLSFLGFGFPESTPSLGTLVSYARNPQTLESRWWIWLPASVLILVLMLSINNVGQALKRATDARQRKG from the coding sequence ATGAGCAAGCTTGCAACCGCCGAGGCGGACCGAAGCCCCTCCGGCTGGAAAATCATCTGGCGGGAAATTGTCCGCGACAAGGTGGCGTTTGCTTCCTTTCTTTTTCTAGGACTCATCATCATCTTTGTATATGGCATTTCGCTTGTGCTGGATCAGAAGCAGATCGTGACCGTGGATTTGTTCTCGCTGTACAAGCCGCCTTCCGCCGAGTTTTGGCTGGGGACGGACTATGGCGGTCGCGACGTATTCGGGCAGCTGATCATCGGCACGCGCAACTCCTTGTCCATCGGGATTATTGTGACGCTGATGACGGGGATTATCGGCATTCTGATTGGGATGCTGTCGGGTTATTTTGGCGGCAGCGTAGACAATGTGTTTATGCGCTTCGTCGATTTCTTTATGATTTTGCCGACGCTCATGATCGTTATTGCGTTCGTAACCGCTGTGCCTAAATACAGCATTATTTCATTTTCGCTTATTATGACGGCATTCCTGTGGATGGGCATTGCTCGGCTGATTCGGTCGAAGGCGCTGCAGGAGCGCGAGCTGGATTACATTCAGGCGTCCAGAACGCTGGGGTCCTCCCACCTCAAAATCATGTTTACACAGCTGCTGCCGAATCTCAGCTCCATTATTATTGTGACCATGACGCTGAATCTGGCAGCGAACATCGGCCTTGAATCCGGCCTTTCCTTTCTTGGCTTTGGCTTTCCTGAAAGCACGCCGAGCCTCGGTACCTTAGTCAGCTATGCGAGAAACCCGCAAACCCTGGAGAGCAGATGGTGGATCTGGTTACCCGCGTCAGTGCTGATTTTGGTATTGATGTTGAGTATAAATAATGTTGGTCAAGCGCTGAAGCGCGCGACGGACGCAAGACAAAGAAAAGGCTAA
- a CDS encoding DinB family protein, translating into MSNRPSINDFNPFYQTYIEKVPEGSIKDVLLEAYDTTSELLASIPEERGDYKYAEGKWSIKEVIGHINDTERVMSYRLLRVSRGDSTPLPGFEQEVFVAGARFNEYTTQELAEEYRAIRQSTLKLLSKLSDEELARRGNASSSEVTALALAYIIAGHELHHLNVLKARYLID; encoded by the coding sequence ATGAGCAATCGACCTTCTATTAATGACTTTAACCCTTTTTATCAAACATACATTGAAAAGGTGCCGGAAGGCAGCATTAAGGATGTGCTGCTTGAGGCCTACGATACGACAAGCGAGCTGCTCGCAAGCATTCCAGAGGAGCGCGGCGACTATAAATACGCAGAAGGCAAATGGAGCATTAAGGAAGTCATTGGCCATATTAATGATACCGAGCGCGTCATGAGCTATCGCCTGCTGCGGGTTTCGCGGGGCGATTCGACGCCGCTGCCTGGTTTTGAGCAGGAGGTGTTTGTAGCGGGCGCGAGGTTTAATGAGTATACGACCCAGGAGCTGGCCGAGGAATATCGGGCGATCAGGCAATCGACGCTTAAGCTGCTTAGCAAGCTTTCCGATGAGGAGCTGGCACGGCGCGGCAACGCAAGCAGCTCCGAGGTAACGGCATTGGCGCTGGCCTATATTATCGCTGGTCACGAGCTGCACCATTTGAACGTATTGAAAGCACGATATTTAATTGACTAG
- a CDS encoding cohesin domain-containing protein: protein MKKIFNLFLALSFVALIFTGVKVSAAEEDGNLIPIMTSSAAPAGKASASSTLTWQGTTYSAFRAFSDQGEYASDEGVKVASLQYEFNQSQKVNRYSVTGGTGTFFPQSWDFQGSDNGATFVTLHSVSTANLATVTNRTRSYSYVNEHAYKYYRINVKSTYNNADHIGIARLKMFYDIEKPANVVAELNASNNVAINWNATQTADSYNIKRAETAGGPYTTIGTSVTNSTYLDSNLTVDKTYYYVVTANTVDGESKLSNEVSIYIPKKEAALEVLSELDEVYLNDTFQVQIMLKNVENIYAEDFNIKYDTTRFQLVGVEEAEHIGIIHQAAVASDTLRFITASLGKDYGINGEGVLVNLTFKAIGLGQGKVDAVRGKIADNGTTETTLKDENNGEKIINVIKRTEFTLKHIGALGYSYGETKVELPEDLKGFLGDVGSVEKVDLLEVVDAVLSNPAYDFNA, encoded by the coding sequence GTGAAAAAAATATTTAATTTGTTTCTTGCTTTAAGTTTTGTAGCACTGATATTTACAGGGGTTAAAGTGTCGGCAGCGGAAGAGGATGGGAATCTCATTCCTATAATGACAAGTAGTGCTGCTCCTGCAGGTAAAGCTTCAGCAAGTTCAACCCTGACTTGGCAAGGTACAACTTATAGTGCATTTCGGGCTTTTAGCGACCAAGGAGAGTATGCCTCGGACGAGGGTGTTAAAGTAGCTTCGCTTCAATACGAGTTTAATCAATCTCAGAAAGTTAATCGCTACTCTGTAACAGGCGGGACAGGAACATTTTTTCCGCAATCATGGGATTTTCAAGGGTCAGACAATGGAGCTACATTTGTAACCCTTCATTCCGTTTCAACGGCTAATCTAGCTACAGTAACAAATAGAACGAGAAGCTACAGCTACGTTAATGAGCATGCATATAAATACTATAGAATAAATGTGAAATCAACCTATAATAATGCAGATCATATTGGTATTGCTAGATTGAAAATGTTCTATGATATTGAAAAGCCTGCAAATGTAGTTGCAGAGCTTAATGCTAGTAATAATGTAGCGATTAATTGGAATGCGACACAAACAGCAGATAGCTACAATATTAAAAGAGCGGAGACTGCTGGCGGCCCATATACAACAATAGGGACTTCGGTGACTAATTCAACTTATTTGGATTCTAATCTGACCGTAGATAAAACGTATTATTACGTAGTTACTGCGAATACTGTAGATGGCGAGAGCAAGCTATCAAATGAAGTCTCTATTTATATCCCTAAGAAAGAAGCAGCATTGGAAGTGCTTTCTGAATTGGACGAAGTATATTTGAATGATACGTTTCAAGTACAAATCATGCTTAAAAATGTAGAGAATATCTATGCAGAGGATTTCAACATAAAGTATGATACTACAAGGTTTCAATTAGTAGGAGTCGAAGAGGCTGAGCATATTGGCATCATACATCAAGCTGCGGTGGCCTCTGATACACTAAGGTTCATAACAGCGAGTTTAGGTAAAGATTACGGGATAAATGGCGAAGGTGTTCTGGTCAATTTGACTTTCAAAGCCATTGGTCTAGGTCAAGGTAAAGTAGATGCAGTTAGAGGGAAAATTGCTGATAATGGAACTACCGAAACCACGTTAAAAGATGAGAATAATGGCGAAAAGATCATTAATGTAATTAAACGTACAGAATTTACGCTTAAGCATATTGGGGCATTGGGATACTCTTATGGGGAAACCAAAGTTGAGTTGCCTGAAGACCTGAAGGGCTTCTTAGGTGATGTGGGTAGTGTTGAGAAAGTTGATTTGCTAGAGGTAGTCGATGCGGTATTGTCGAATCCTGCATATGATTTTAATGCTTAA
- the opp4B gene encoding oligopeptide ABC transporter permease: protein MWKTIARRIFIMIPQLFLLSILVFLLAKAMPGDALTGLVDPSLDPAALEAQRERLGLNDPWHVQYWNWMIHALQGDFGQSFRFKMPVSELIGQRIFNTIWLSVATLILTYLIAIPLGITSGRYNDTWADRLITGYTYLGFAAPLFIFGLVMLWLFGFHFDWFPTGGSVKPGTEPGTAAYVFSKIYHLLLPALSMALITTVTTVQLLRSEIIDTKQRDFILTARAKGASESRVYNRHILRNSLLPIAAFFGYEITGLIGGTVFIESIFSYPGMGQLFLSSISLRDFSVVTALVLLYGLASILGALISDMILSIVDPRIRIK from the coding sequence ATGTGGAAAACGATTGCTCGCCGTATATTCATTATGATTCCGCAATTATTTTTACTTAGCATTCTCGTCTTTTTGCTCGCTAAAGCGATGCCCGGCGATGCGCTCACAGGCCTTGTTGATCCGAGTCTGGACCCAGCGGCGCTTGAAGCGCAGCGCGAGCGGCTTGGTCTGAACGATCCGTGGCATGTGCAGTACTGGAACTGGATGATCCATGCGCTCCAGGGCGACTTTGGACAATCGTTCCGCTTCAAAATGCCTGTGTCCGAGCTCATTGGCCAGCGCATTTTTAATACGATCTGGCTGTCGGTCGCGACGCTGATATTGACTTACTTAATCGCGATTCCGCTTGGCATTACGAGTGGCCGCTACAACGATACTTGGGCGGACCGCCTGATTACGGGCTATACCTATTTGGGCTTTGCTGCACCGCTGTTTATTTTTGGCTTGGTTATGCTGTGGCTGTTCGGCTTCCACTTTGACTGGTTCCCTACAGGCGGTAGCGTCAAGCCGGGGACAGAGCCTGGCACGGCTGCGTATGTATTTAGCAAAATCTATCATTTGCTGCTCCCCGCTTTGTCGATGGCGCTGATTACGACCGTGACGACGGTACAGCTGCTGCGCAGCGAAATTATTGATACGAAGCAGCGTGATTTTATTTTGACCGCAAGGGCTAAGGGGGCTTCAGAGTCCCGCGTCTATAACCGTCATATACTGCGCAACTCGCTGCTGCCGATTGCCGCTTTTTTCGGCTATGAGATTACGGGCCTGATTGGCGGCACCGTATTTATTGAGAGCATCTTCAGCTACCCTGGCATGGGACAGCTGTTTCTAAGCTCCATCTCCTTGCGGGATTTCAGTGTCGTGACGGCGCTGGTGCTGCTGTATGGGCTCGCATCGATTTTGGGAGCTTTAATTTCGGATATGATTTTGAGCATTGTCGATCCCCGGATTCGGATTAAATAA
- a CDS encoding IS110 family transposase, protein MKYKQSKKQNQRITRISEKTLVVGADIAKETHVARAIDFRGIELGKDCVFSNTRTGLEQLVQWMKELQREHAKSDVLFGIEPTGHYWFNLAEYLSQQGIPLVIVNPHHVHKSKELEDNSPTKNDYKDAKVIADLVRNGKYSQPKLPTRVYADLRILMNLREKIMVNLGQVQRRIQNWQDRFFPEYTEVFKDWEGKASLLTLREFPMPSEIVALGAEVIVQRWKKDVKRAIGTKRAELLVETARSSIGLTEGLPAAQIEIKALLEQYDMFVRQLEEILVEVERLLGQIPGTKEMLTVPGVAVVTLAGFLAEVGDLSGYEHGQQIIRLAGLNLKENSSGKKKGKSSITKRGRARLRALLFRAVMPMVAKNAEFKALHQYFTKRTQNPLKKKQSLVALCGKLIRVLHTLGTKQMPYDAKHVLGPVRQAQLQMIA, encoded by the coding sequence ATGAAGTATAAACAATCGAAGAAACAGAATCAACGGATTACACGAATTTCGGAAAAAACGTTGGTGGTTGGTGCAGACATTGCGAAAGAAACCCACGTGGCCCGCGCTATCGACTTTCGGGGGATTGAACTCGGAAAGGACTGCGTCTTTTCCAATACCCGTACCGGACTGGAGCAACTGGTTCAGTGGATGAAGGAACTGCAGCGGGAGCATGCCAAGAGCGACGTCCTCTTCGGCATTGAGCCTACCGGACACTACTGGTTTAACCTGGCGGAGTATTTAAGCCAGCAAGGTATTCCTTTGGTTATTGTCAATCCGCATCACGTACACAAGAGCAAAGAACTGGAAGACAACTCACCGACGAAAAACGACTATAAAGATGCTAAAGTCATTGCGGACTTGGTACGAAACGGGAAGTACAGCCAGCCGAAATTGCCGACGCGTGTCTACGCCGATCTGCGGATTCTCATGAATCTTCGCGAGAAGATCATGGTGAATCTCGGACAGGTGCAGAGACGAATACAGAACTGGCAAGATCGCTTTTTCCCCGAATATACGGAGGTATTTAAAGATTGGGAAGGGAAAGCCTCGCTCCTTACACTAAGGGAATTTCCGATGCCAAGTGAGATCGTAGCCCTCGGGGCAGAAGTCATCGTTCAGCGATGGAAGAAAGACGTGAAACGAGCGATCGGAACGAAGCGAGCCGAGCTGCTGGTTGAAACGGCGAGAAGTTCGATCGGTTTGACGGAAGGTCTTCCGGCAGCCCAAATCGAGATTAAAGCGCTTTTGGAGCAGTACGACATGTTTGTCAGACAGCTCGAAGAGATTCTAGTCGAGGTCGAACGTCTACTTGGGCAAATCCCAGGAACGAAGGAAATGCTCACCGTGCCGGGGGTGGCGGTGGTCACCTTAGCAGGATTCTTGGCGGAAGTTGGAGATCTGAGTGGTTACGAGCATGGACAGCAGATTATTCGGCTAGCCGGACTGAATCTCAAAGAGAACAGTTCAGGAAAGAAAAAAGGCAAATCCAGTATTACCAAACGTGGACGTGCAAGATTAAGGGCCCTGTTGTTTCGAGCGGTCATGCCCATGGTGGCAAAGAATGCGGAGTTTAAGGCCTTGCACCAGTACTTCACCAAACGAACGCAGAATCCATTGAAGAAAAAACAATCGCTTGTGGCGTTGTGTGGGAAACTCATACGTGTCCTGCATACGCTGGGCACCAAACAAATGCCGTATGACGCAAAGCACGTGTTAGGGCCAGTACGTCAGGCTCAGTTACAGATGATAGCTTAA